A window from Rhodothermales bacterium encodes these proteins:
- a CDS encoding MFS transporter has translation MTDGTHEQSGYLELVRTNVNFRRLWFGNIISLLGDWFNFIALINVVGGLTNSPLALGIIFIAKMLPAAVASPVAGLMVDRFNRRQLMIAADVLRAVAVAGLIYADASSNVALVYVLTVVQVVISAVFQPAQTASIPNVTKPHELLTANALMAASWSVMLALGAAAGGVATSLFGSKVVFALDAATYLLSAFFIFRTVIPQEVGITSSGSILRVAHREMRGGWRYLRSHAGVLRISLAKATWAIGGGALVYMLALAGEKIDADAQDVAIGVLFAARGVGTGIGPVIVRRYFSDRRRWPTVLGACMAFSGLGYAVFGLLPWSYGLALIVVAAHASSGANWVLATVMLQERTADQYRGRVFATEWLLVMAADTVSILAASLLLEWELLTLRACIVLFAIILVLSGILWLRMIVPREQEHAA, from the coding sequence ATGACTGACGGAACACACGAACAGTCCGGATATCTGGAACTCGTTCGCACGAACGTCAACTTCCGGCGGCTGTGGTTCGGCAACATCATATCGTTGCTGGGTGACTGGTTCAATTTCATTGCGCTGATCAACGTCGTCGGCGGACTGACAAATTCTCCCCTCGCACTGGGGATTATTTTCATCGCGAAGATGCTGCCTGCGGCTGTAGCATCGCCCGTGGCGGGCCTCATGGTGGACCGTTTCAACAGACGTCAGCTCATGATCGCGGCCGACGTGTTGAGGGCCGTGGCAGTCGCCGGCCTGATCTATGCCGACGCGAGTTCGAACGTGGCGCTCGTCTACGTGCTCACGGTAGTTCAAGTGGTGATCAGCGCCGTGTTCCAGCCGGCACAGACCGCGAGCATCCCGAATGTCACGAAGCCGCATGAGCTGCTGACGGCCAACGCATTGATGGCCGCCAGCTGGTCTGTCATGCTTGCACTGGGCGCTGCGGCCGGCGGCGTGGCCACCAGCCTGTTTGGCTCGAAAGTCGTCTTCGCACTCGATGCAGCGACCTACCTGCTGTCGGCGTTTTTCATCTTCCGGACAGTCATCCCCCAGGAAGTCGGCATCACGTCATCAGGATCGATCCTGCGTGTTGCGCACAGGGAGATGCGGGGAGGCTGGCGCTACCTTCGATCGCATGCCGGTGTGTTGCGGATCTCGCTGGCGAAGGCGACCTGGGCGATCGGGGGCGGGGCACTGGTTTACATGCTGGCGCTGGCGGGTGAGAAGATTGACGCCGACGCACAGGACGTCGCCATCGGCGTCCTCTTCGCAGCGCGAGGCGTTGGGACGGGGATCGGACCGGTTATCGTGCGACGCTACTTCAGCGATCGCCGACGGTGGCCCACCGTTCTAGGAGCATGCATGGCCTTTAGCGGACTTGGCTACGCCGTATTCGGACTGCTGCCCTGGAGCTACGGTCTCGCGTTGATCGTGGTTGCGGCGCACGCATCAAGCGGGGCAAACTGGGTGCTAGCAACTGTAATGCTCCAGGAACGGACCGCCGATCAGTATCGTGGGCGCGTGTTTGCGACAGAGTGGCTGCTTGTCATGGCGGCCGACACGGTTTCCATTCTTGCGGCAAGCCTGTTGCTTGAGTGGGAGCTGTTGACACTGCGCGCCTGCATCGTGCTGTTTGCAATTATTCTGGTACTTTCGGGGATTCTCTGGCTCCGCATGATCGTTCCGCGAGAGCAGGAGCACGCAGCCTGA
- a CDS encoding lysine--tRNA ligase yields the protein DDTMGAGKIIDEIFGTFVEPGLIQPTFITDYPVELSPLAKKHRSMPGLVERFEAICNGKEICNAFSELNDPVDQRQRFEDQARLRADGDEEAMEIDEDYLRAMEYGMPPAAGLGVGIDRLAMLMAAQESIRDVILFPLLRPEHGDADIDGDQEDQAADEGT from the coding sequence CGACGACACCATGGGGGCCGGCAAGATCATAGACGAGATCTTCGGCACCTTTGTCGAACCCGGGCTCATTCAGCCTACGTTCATTACGGACTACCCGGTGGAGCTTAGCCCGCTGGCCAAGAAGCACCGGTCGATGCCCGGACTTGTCGAGCGATTTGAGGCGATCTGCAATGGCAAGGAGATCTGCAACGCGTTCAGCGAACTCAACGACCCGGTAGATCAGCGGCAGCGGTTCGAAGATCAGGCTCGGCTGCGAGCGGACGGTGACGAAGAGGCGATGGAGATCGACGAAGATTATCTGCGGGCTATGGAGTATGGAATGCCTCCTGCCGCGGGCCTGGGTGTCGGCATCGATCGGCTTGCCATGCTGATGGCGGCGCAGGAGTCGATTCGCGATGTGATCCTGTTCCCATTGTTGCGTCCGGAGCACGGGGATGCCGACATCGACGGGGATCAGGAAGATCAAGCTGCTGACGAAGGGACCTGA
- a CDS encoding PAS domain-containing sensor histidine kinase produces MFPSKSTTNRALILTVEPDGRVRKPARQVRNVLRVSDGSLLPRPVVEALASGVEWVELDSDSFHVRFTVYDVTPDGGWLLVSDGASRTSERDAGIPGTEEMAYRAFFEQAPVGIVHLDGQGMITFENYALRQIVGERPEDAWLGHHVEEIPLLSDFLLPLVDAMLSAGTAFDGAETSHTRPDGEVRHLKIVGSPIRDADAAVVGGVLTVQDVTKSKLAEELSLKARSSAEEASRMKSALIATISHELRTPAGTIHGYASMLEQELRDVGEAALGTGVPLEFAEAIRTRAADLVRLVGDLTELSQLETGVVRIQAERIAIAEMLRECLDAFGASKLPVPVEVETCVDIAVRADRIRLRHVLEKVVGNAIKFTSSGRIVIRCSRMDQTIQIEVADTGVGIHGEALELVFDPFSQEDDPMSRRFEGAGIGLSIVRRLVELMDGRIEIESEKGSGTTVRIQLPEAEASGSDVDW; encoded by the coding sequence ATGTTTCCTTCGAAATCCACCACCAACCGCGCGCTGATCCTGACGGTCGAGCCGGATGGGAGAGTCCGGAAGCCCGCGAGACAGGTGCGGAATGTGCTTCGCGTAAGCGACGGGAGTTTGCTGCCGCGGCCTGTCGTCGAGGCGCTCGCATCCGGTGTGGAGTGGGTGGAGCTCGACTCGGATTCGTTCCACGTGCGCTTCACGGTGTACGACGTCACTCCCGACGGCGGCTGGCTGCTTGTGTCAGATGGGGCCTCAAGGACGTCGGAGCGCGACGCGGGAATTCCTGGCACCGAGGAGATGGCCTACCGGGCATTCTTCGAGCAGGCTCCGGTGGGTATCGTCCATCTTGACGGGCAAGGGATGATCACGTTCGAGAACTACGCCCTCAGGCAGATCGTTGGCGAGCGCCCCGAGGATGCGTGGCTCGGTCATCATGTGGAGGAGATCCCGTTGCTCAGCGACTTCCTCCTGCCGCTGGTCGACGCCATGCTGTCGGCCGGGACCGCATTTGACGGCGCCGAGACTAGTCACACCCGGCCGGACGGTGAGGTCAGGCATCTCAAGATCGTAGGATCGCCGATACGGGACGCAGATGCGGCCGTGGTTGGCGGTGTTCTCACGGTTCAAGACGTCACCAAGTCGAAGCTAGCGGAAGAGCTTTCACTCAAGGCGCGATCGTCGGCCGAAGAAGCCAGTCGGATGAAGAGTGCTCTTATCGCGACCATCAGCCACGAGCTTCGGACTCCGGCCGGCACCATACACGGCTACGCTTCCATGCTCGAGCAGGAGTTGCGCGATGTAGGCGAGGCGGCTCTCGGCACGGGCGTGCCCCTCGAGTTTGCCGAAGCGATACGGACGCGTGCGGCAGACCTCGTGCGACTGGTCGGGGATCTGACCGAACTGTCGCAACTGGAGACGGGCGTCGTCAGAATACAGGCGGAGAGGATCGCCATCGCTGAGATGCTTCGTGAGTGCCTGGACGCGTTCGGCGCATCGAAGTTACCGGTCCCGGTTGAGGTTGAGACGTGTGTGGACATCGCCGTCAGGGCAGATCGCATTCGTCTTCGGCACGTGTTGGAGAAGGTGGTCGGCAACGCGATCAAGTTCACCTCTTCCGGACGAATAGTGATACGGTGCTCACGGATGGATCAGACGATCCAGATCGAAGTGGCCGACACGGGCGTTGGTATTCACGGCGAAGCGCTCGAGCTCGTGTTCGACCCTTTCAGCCAGGAAGACGACCCGATGAGCCGGCGGTTCGAAGGTGCCGGTATTGGGCTGTCGATCGTGCGGCGACTCGTCGAACTGATGGACGGCCGCATCGAGATCGAGAGCGAGAAGGGGAGCGGTACAACCGTTCGTATTCAGCTACCTGAAGCCGAAGCATCCGGTTCTGACGTGGATTGGTAG